A single region of the Coregonus clupeaformis isolate EN_2021a chromosome 16, ASM2061545v1, whole genome shotgun sequence genome encodes:
- the utp15 gene encoding U3 small nucleolar RNA-associated protein 15 homolog — MASFKPTKIPIYPKLGEKVTPDTLYWKNYKAPVQIKEFGAVTSIDFSPLAPHNYAVTASTRIHIYGPFSQEPVKTFTRFKDTAYSGKFRSDGQLLVAGCEDSVVRLFDVSGKVALRVFKGHTKGVHVTDFTSDCYHILTGSDDYTCRLWDIPNSTELTSYKEHTDYIRCGTTSKLNRDIFITGSYDHTLRVFDARVEKSVMTMDHSQPVESVLLYPSEGLLVSAGGRYVKVWDLLKGGQPLVSLKNHHKTVTCLGLSGNGQRLLSASLDRHVKVYNTTNYKVVHNFDYAASILSLALAPDDESVVVGMTNGILSIKHRKSPEEKQEVAGKQRRRPVYRIFVKGRNYVPKKDDFLVSKPVKSHLAKYDKQLKRFNISKALDTALESWRKNRKPEITVAVMKELDRRGTLNNALAGRDEQNLSQLLNFLIGNVVDPRFTPVLVTATEMILDIYKAVVGQSSVVDRQLVRLQELVEREIDYQQDLLEVLGMLDTLFASSLPRKEVPCPGSSRPNGLAEGGLGAPGPQLQAA; from the exons atggcttcattcaaacccaCAAAAATCCCAATATATCCCAAACTTGGAGAGAAAGTTACTCCGGACACATTGTATTGGAAAAACTACAAG GCCCCAGTCCAGATAAAGGAGTTTGGAGCAGTCACAAGCATTGACTTCTCCCCTCTGGCGCCACACAATTATGCAGTGACCGCTTCTACACGG ATCCACATCTACGGACCGTTTTCTCAGGAGCCAGTCAAGACGTTTACGCGCTTCAAGGACACGGCGTACAGCGGAAAGTTCCGGTCAGACGGTCAGCTCTTGGTGGCAGGATGTGAGGACTCAGTGGTGCGGCTCTTTGACGTTAGCGGCAAGGTGGCGCTCAGGGTGTTCAAAGGGCACACAAA GGGGGTGCATGTAACAGATTTCACCTCAGACTGTTACCACATCCTGACGGGCTCAGACGACTACACCTGTCGCCTGTGGGACATCCCCAATTCCACTGAACTGACCTCATACAAGGAACACACAGACTATATCCGCTGTGGCACCACCAGCAAACTCAACAGAGATATCTTCATAACTG GCTCCTATGACCACACACTGAGGGTGTTTGATGCCAGAGTGGAAAAGAGTGTGATGACCATGGACCACAGCCAGCCTGTAGAGAGCGTTCTACTCTACCCCTCAGAAGGACTACTGGTTTCAGCAG GAGGGCGCTATGTGAAGGTGTGGGACCTTCTGAAAGGAGGCCAGCCTCTGGTGTCACTGAAGAACCACCACAAGACCGTCACCTGCCTCGGTCTCAGCGGCAACGGACAGAGACTGCTCTCTGCCTCACtcgacag GCACGTGAAAGTCTACAACACAACCAACTACAAGGTGGTTCATAACTTTGACTACGCCGCCTCCATTCTCAGTCTTGCCCTGGCT ccTGATGACGAGTCTGTTGTCGTGGGGATGACCAATGGCATCCTGAGCATCAAACACAGGAAGAGCCCTGAGGAGAAACAGGAAGTGGCTGGCAAACAGAGGAGGAGGCCGGTGTACCGCATCTTTGTCAAAGGAAGAAACTACGTCCCGAAAAAG GATGACTTTCTTGTCAGCAAACCAGTGAAGAGCCATCTGGCCAAATACGACAAACAGCTGAAGAGATTCAACATCTCCAAGGCCTTGGATACCGCCCTGGAG tCGTGGAGGAAGAACAGAAAGCCTGAGATCACGGTGGCGGTGATGAAGGAGTTGGATCGCCGAGGAACATTGAATAACGCTCTGGCTGGACGAGACGAGCAGAACCTCTCTCAACTCCTCAATTTCCTGATTGG GAATGTAGTTGATCCCAGGTTTACGCCTGTCCTCGTCACCGCCACTGAGATGATTCTAG ACATCTACAAGGCAGTGGTGGGTCAGTCTTCAGTAGTGGACAGACAGCTTGTGCGTCTCCAGGagctggtggagagagagattgacTACCAGCAGGACCTCCTGGAAGTGCTGGGGATGTTGGATACCCTATTCGCCTCATCCCTCCCCAGGAAAGAGGTGCCTTGCCCGGGCAGCAGCCGGCCTAACGGCTTGGCAGAGGGGGGTCTGGGGGCGCCAGGGCCACAGCTCCAGGCCGCCTGA